In Streptomyces sp. NBC_00483, a single window of DNA contains:
- a CDS encoding helix-turn-helix domain-containing protein translates to MGGEMVPPDGAGPDDVVLAWQGADVVAVRLPQLADSLDHILAAMERTKGMPLSALDRKQKQEAVRLLEARGAFSVRHGVETVAGALGVSRFTVYNYLNRDKTP, encoded by the coding sequence ATGGGCGGGGAGATGGTGCCGCCGGACGGCGCGGGCCCCGACGACGTCGTGCTGGCGTGGCAGGGGGCCGATGTCGTGGCCGTGCGCCTGCCCCAGCTGGCGGACTCGCTCGACCACATCCTGGCCGCCATGGAGCGCACCAAGGGGATGCCGCTGTCCGCGCTCGACCGCAAGCAGAAGCAGGAGGCGGTACGGCTCCTGGAAGCGCGCGGAGCGTTCTCCGTGCGGCACGGTGTGGAGACCGTGGCCGGCGCCCTCGGCGTTTCCCGCTTCACCGTCTACAACTATCTCAACCGGGACAAGACCCCCTGA